A region of Silurus meridionalis isolate SWU-2019-XX chromosome 17, ASM1480568v1, whole genome shotgun sequence DNA encodes the following proteins:
- the LOC124399449 gene encoding uncharacterized protein LOC124399449 yields MGKISIKSSSKKRRLYSTESENEQQEVNVKEESENSFPEAKENQSDGLSVSTPSTPTSLSINTSASDQSHVVTPAFSSSNIGRVTINTSIVNITPHRREKNNKAQDVSELDSTTTILRTPRKSRKWKRSRRSAARRCLPFQTRTMVGEISGALVTAEYHCSGCGLKIPSWNPPRFRVRCSGCKTSWRCDKVPCTCKAKIVLEQERGQIQRVTLDDLLLRSIVRFKLKGYCKTKSIEMKILKVGTVRVMYDAGVVSSVTKFTDSL; encoded by the exons ATGGGTAAGATTTCAATCAAATCATCCTCAAAGAAGAGACGATTATATTCCACTGAGAGCGAAAACGAACAGCAAGAAG TTAACGTGAAAGAAGAGAGTGAGAACAGCTTCCCTGAAGCAAAAGAAAATCAGTCCG ATGGGTTGAGTGTTTCAACCCCGTCCACTCCCACCTCTCTCAGCATTAACACTTCAGCTTCCGATCAAAGTCATGTTGTTACTCCAGCGTTCAGCAGTAGTAACATAGGACGAGTGACCATCAACACCAGTATCG TGAACATCACGCCTCACCGCagggagaaaaacaacaaagctCAG GATGTATCTGAACTCGACTCCACAACAAC TATTTTGAGAACGCCTAGAAAATCCAGGAAGTGGAAGAGAAGTCGACGTTCTGCTGCCAGAAGATGTCTCCCCTTCCAGACCCGTACCATGGTGGGTGAGATCTCCGGAGCTCTGGTGACTGCCGAGTATCACTGCAGCGGTTGTGGCTTGAAAATCCCTTCCTGGAATCCTCCCCGCTTCAGAGTCAGGTGCTCCGGGTGCAAGACGAGCTGGAGGTGCGATAAAGTCCCCTGCACTTGCAAAGCTAAAATAGTCCTGGAGCAGGAACGTGGTCAGATACAGAGGGTGACGCTGGACGACTTGCTCCTGCGCTCCATCGTCAGGTTTAAACTGAAAGGCTACTGCAAGACGAAGAGCATCGAGATGAAGATCCTGAAGGTTGGGACTGTCAGAGTAATGTATGATGCAGGAGTTGTGAGCAGCGTGACCAAGTTCACTGACTCTCTGTGA
- the LOC124399730 gene encoding coiled-coil domain-containing protein 157-like, translating into VSRLTEDLQQAEERERILVAFPELNLQHTTPQSTGDVLGDMEQQLKVNSIRIRVLEQENTSLNKTLLSLKHTRSLTLSQQSAGDHTPSPPASRGSEGKRREKANEKQITKSPSSALHHQTLCLSVLPNAEASYTKLLQVRARSAGISRRRK; encoded by the exons GTGTCCCGGCTGACTGAGGACTTACAGCAggctgaggagagagagagaatcctGGTGGCTTTTCCTGAACTCAATCTCCAACACACAACACCacaga gtacAGGTGATGTGTTGGGTGATATGGAGCAGCAGCTGAAGGTGAACTCGATCAGGATCAGGGTTCTCGAGCAGGAAAACACGTCTCTCAATAAAACCCTTTTGAGTCTGAAACACACTCGGTCCCTCACACTCAGTCAGCAGAGCGCAGGAGATCACACACCTTCACCTCCAGCCTCCAGAGGCTCAGaagggaagagaagagaaaaagcaaACGAGAAGCAGATCACCAAATCTCCTTCTTCTGCACTTCATCATCAgactctttgtctctctgttcTTCCGAACGCAGAAGCATCGTACACGAAACTGCTCCAAGTGCGAGCGCGCTCAGCCGGGATCAGCCGAAGGAGAAAGTGA